The following proteins come from a genomic window of Bombyx mori chromosome 18, ASM3026992v2:
- the LOC101737499 gene encoding ribosome-recycling factor, mitochondrial: MGTRILQRLIVSTFINNVTPRRQLRLCEKIVCAHNLNTTYVRNYAKSKDKGKEKKGKGTKVEINMAVLSELIPVDKMKDRCSAAIENMKADFAKHLSIRSTTGSIDTIPVKFEGKEYELQELAQIVRKNPKTIVINFSSFPQVIPEALKAISSSGLNLNPQQDGTTLFVPVPKVTKEHREALAKNAKVLYIKCRDALKDIQNENIKKMKKQTGVSEDLIFNGTKQINALCEKYLLEARSIYDAKCVELVGK, encoded by the coding sequence ATGGGTACTAGAATACTGCAAAGACTAATTGTgtcaacatttataaataatgttaCACCCAGACGGCAACTAAGGTTATGTGAAAAAATAGTTTGTGCCCATAATTTAAACACAACGTACGTTAGGAATTATGCAAAAAGTAAAGACAaaggaaaggaaaaaaaaggtaaaggcactaaagttgaaattaatatgGCAGTTCTCTCCGAACTTATACCAGTAGACAAGATGAAAGACCGCTGCAGTGCCGCTATTGAAAACATGAAGGCGGATTTTGCTAAACATTTGTCTATAAGATCAACCACTGGCTCGATAGACACAATACCAGTAAAATTCGAGGGCAAAGAATATGAACTACAAGAACTAGCTCAGATTGTAAGAAAGAATCCTAAAACGATAGTAATAAACTTCTCTTCTTTTCCCCAAGTCATACCGGAGGCCTTGAAAGCCATCAGTAGTTCTGGTCTAAATTTAAATCCACAACAAGATGGAACTACACTGTTTGTGCCTGTGCCTAAAGTCACAAAGGAGCACAGGGAAGCATTGGCTAAGAATGCTAAGGTGTTGTACATAAAGTGTAGGGATGCACTCAAAGACATacaaaatgaaaacataaaGAAAATGAAGAAACAGACTGGTGTATCTGAAGATTTAATATTTAACGGAACGAAACAAATAAATGCCTTGTGTGAAAAATATCTATTAGAAGCGAGAAGTATTTATGATGCCAAATGTGTTGAATTAGTTGGGAAGTAG